The genomic window TTCTGAAAAGAATCTATCACATCATACCACTTCTTTTGTCGTAAACTTCTACTCCTACTAATTTATTTTGctcgcaaaagaaaaaaatcaaacacatCAAACCACTTCTTCGTCCTAGAATTCTACTGCTCACTCCGTTTCACCATGTAAGtaattctagcattttccacattcatattaatgttaataaatctagacatatatatctatctagattcattaatattaaaatgaatatgagaaatgttagaatgacttacctTGTGAAACTGAGCAAGTAAAAGAAAACTCTTGAAACTTGTCCTAGTTTGGTCTCGAGCAAAACTTGTCGTATGGCATTTTTCTCTTGATTACTACCTTCCGTCCCAAATACTTGtcacttcaaatttttttaaaaaaaattgatcttttgtcttattcaaaaaattatggaattattatttatttttttatgatttactttattatcaaaatattttaagtatgtcttctttgtttttatatttacaataattttttaaataagatgaattgtcgaattcttaaaaaaaaatcaaagcgactACTAGTTACCTAGCACTGAATTTCTTCTAATAAAATACTCTAGCACTGAAGACTAATCATGCCACGTGTCGAAAGCTGAAGGTAGCAAGCCGGACAGCCGCCCAGCTCACAAGCGGCTCGCATGGCGCGCCacgtcggcggccgccggcgcgcggccAGCGAGGCCAAgccgctccgccgtcgccggcttgAGCACGGCGTCCGGATCCGCCTCGATGGCGTCGGCGAGCCGCGGCCATAGCCTGGCTGACACCACCCACGACCCGTCCTCCCTGGGGCTCCGCGccaccgtcatcgccgccgacccGAGCCGGCCCGGCCGCACCCATGGCATCACCAGCGCCGGCGACCCGAACCCGAAGTCGCCGTCCACCCTGAACGGCACGAACGCCGAGACCACCACCGCTGGGCTCCCCGTGCCGATCCCCACCGTCTCCGTCCACTTCTCGCCATTCTTGAACGCCGCCGCCTTGCGGAGCTCCATCCAGTCCACGAGCTCCTCGTACCGCTCCTGCCGGAACACCTCGCCGATGGCCGCGCCGGCCATGGCCGCCAcgtcggcgagcggcgaggACGTGATCGCCTCCACCGGAGACTCCCTCGACGCGTAGGTCACCACGTTCCCGAGGTAGCTGCTCACGAGGTTTGGGTCGTACTTGGCCGGGTCGAGCCGCCTCCGCCCGTCGACGAGCCACGCGAGGCGGCAGCGCGCGTCGGAGCCGTGggtggccgcggcgaggagcTTCCAGACGTGCGCGGAGAGCGCCTCGAGCCGCGTggcgcggcgggaggcggtgctGGCCGCCGCGCGGAGGCGGTCGAGGTCATCGGCGCCGACGACGTAGTTGCGCCgcacgagcgcggcggcgaggagcgggttGACGAGGCTCCCCGGCGCGTACCGCGTGAACTCGGCGTCGAGCGACGCGCCGTGCCGCGGCGGGGAGCGCGGCCGGAAGAGGGAGCGCCGGTCGTGGTGGGGCTCCCACGAGAGGCCGCCGGTGCGGAGCATCTCCGCCCACGCGGTGGGCAGCGCGGTGAGGCCATGGCCGTCGACGAGCAGGTGGTTGGTGCCCCACGACATCGAGAAGCCGCCGCACTTGAACCGCACGAGCTGCAGCGACAGCGCGACGCCCTGCTCGTACGGCAACTGGATGGTCCCCAACGACcggtcggcgtcggcgaagtCCACGTCGGCGagcgcgacgccggcgtcggccaGGACAAGCTCGGCCCCGGCGTTGTCGCACGCGACCTCGGGGATGcccgtggcggcgtcggccaCGACGCGGCCGGCGAAGGGGAAGAAGCGGGAGAGGAACGCGGGCAGGGCGGCGCgcaccgccgcggccaccgcggcgaacccgcgcgccggcgccgggtaGACGACGATGAGGGAGACGTTGAAGGAGCCGAGGATGAGGTCGAGGTTGGAGACGGGGAGCACGGCGGGGAAGCCCGGCGGCGGGTCGGACGCCCGGACCAACGTCCGGGCGGTGACCTCGACGCCGAAgcggccgagcggcggcggcggcggcggcatggcacgcgcggcgacgcggcggagtACTCGGAGCAGAGCGGGAGCCCGAGCAAGAGCAAAGAGTACAGCGAGGAAAATGCTTATGCAGAAAACGACTTGGATACGGACAGAAAATGCTTCTGCCACAATTTCTTTTTGTAGGATTCGAAAACGAAAAAAGCAGAAGAAATACGATAATTATCCTTCGACACGCAGTGATACACGTAGCGATAGAGTTATCGTGACTTTGAAATCGAAGAATTGAGGTGACTGAAAATACGACCCCTGTAGAATGGAACAAGATCATGAACgaacagcatttttttttttccttacgcTCGCTTATGCTTATGATTATCGTacagaatttaaattttcaaagttaaatttaaagttgattttaggattttttttattgtagtttatttttcaacctatgttttttttatcgttaacaacacatatataaaagttttattttacaaattattttcatttgcaaatatgttaGTTTCGCTTTTTTCTCCACTATGTCAAA from Oryza glaberrima chromosome 6, OglaRS2, whole genome shotgun sequence includes these protein-coding regions:
- the LOC127776854 gene encoding coniferyl alcohol acyltransferase-like, which gives rise to MPPPPPPLGRFGVEVTARTLVRASDPPPGFPAVLPVSNLDLILGSFNVSLIVVYPAPARGFAAVAAAVRAALPAFLSRFFPFAGRVVADAATGIPEVACDNAGAELVLADAGVALADVDFADADRSLGTIQLPYEQGVALSLQLVRFKCGGFSMSWGTNHLLVDGHGLTALPTAWAEMLRTGGLSWEPHHDRRSLFRPRSPPRHGASLDAEFTRYAPGSLVNPLLAAALVRRNYVVGADDLDRLRAAASTASRRATRLEALSAHVWKLLAAATHGSDARCRLAWLVDGRRRLDPAKYDPNLVSSYLGNVVTYASRESPVEAITSSPLADVAAMAGAAIGEVFRQERYEELVDWMELRKAAAFKNGEKWTETVGIGTGSPAVVVSAFVPFRVDGDFGFGSPALVMPWVRPGRLGSAAMTVARSPREDGSWVVSARLWPRLADAIEADPDAVLKPATAERLGLAGRAPAAADVARHASRL